The genomic interval GCCTTCTGAGCGACAGCGGCGAGCGTGGCATTCAGGATGCCATGGAGTTTTTACCAGATGGCATCGTGCTGGACCTTGGACTGCCGGGAATCAGCGGCATGGAGGTGCTCGAAAAACTGAAATCCGATCCGCATACGCGGCCGATTCCGGTGCATGTGATCTCGGGTTCGGATTACAGTCGCAACGCTCTTTATCTGGGCGCGATCGGTTACCTCATGAAGCCGGTGAGCCTCAGCGATGTGCAGCTCGCTTTGCAGCGCATCGAGAATCTGAGCGAAAAAGCCGTCAAGAACATCCTGATCGTCGAAGACGATTCCATACAGCTCCATGCCATGACCCAATTGATTCAGGGTTCGGACTCCGTTCATATCACCGGCGTCACGAGCGGCCGCAAGGCTTTGGAAGAACTCCGCCGACAGACCTTTGACTGCATGGTCCTTGATTTGAAGCTGCCGGATATGACCGGACTTGAGCTCTTGGAAAAAATGAGCCGCGAGGAAGGCCTGGGTCATCCCCCTGTGATCGTCTATACCGGCCAGCGCCTGTCGCGGGATGAAGAGCAGCGCATTCGCCGCTATGCGGAAGCCATCGTGGTCAAAGGCGCCCGTTCGATGGAAAGGCTTCTGGATGAAACAACGCTCTTTTTGCATCGGATCGAGGATAATCTTCCCGTCAAATCCCAGGCGCTCCTGAAGGAAGCGCGGCTTTTGGAACGGTCCTTCGCGGATGCGCGCATCCTGCTCGTCGATGATGATATGCGAAATCTCTTCGCCTTGGTCCATGTGCTCGAAGATCGCGGCGCGATGGTGATCACGGCGCGCAACGGCCAGGAGGCGCTGGACGTCCTCGATAAGGATCCTTCCATCAATATCGTTCTGATGGATGTGATGATGCCGGTCATGGACGGCCTGGAAGCCATGCAGAGAATCAGACAGAATAAGCTATGGAAACAGCTGCCGATCATCTCGCTGACCGCCAAGGCCATGAAGGGTGATCAGGAAAAATGCCTGGCTGCGGGGGCCAATGATTATCTGGCCAAGCCCGTGGACATGGAACGCCTCGTCTCGCTGATTCGTGTCTGGCTCGCGCCGCAGGGATTTTAGCATGACCGCGGGCGTGCCTTTGGAGCCTTGGGCCATGCAAGCTTTGGTGGATGGCATCTATCAAAGATACGGCTATGATTTCCGGGCCTATACCGCCGAGTCGCTGAAGCGTCGTTTCCAATTCGTGATGAAGCGCTTCGCTGTGGGATCCTTTGATCAGCTGCAGGACATGATACTCAGCGACCCCGATTTTTTCCTGGATGTTCTGGGGCATCTGACCGTGACGACGACGGAACTTTTTCGCGATCCGGCTTTCTATGCGGCATTGAATCGGGAGGTGCTGCCCCGCCTCGCGACCTATCCGTCGATCAAGATCTGGCATGCGGGCTGTTCATCGGGGGAAGAGGTCTATTCGCTGGCCATCCTTCTGCGTGAGGCCAACCTTCTGCAGAATACGGTGATCTATGCGACCGATATCAATCCCTTGGCCCTGGACAAGGCGCGGGCCGGCGTCTATCCGGTCACGTCCATTCAGAAGGCCACGGAGAATTACCGCTCTGTCGTTCCCAACGGGGATTTTTCACGCTACTATGTGGCCAACTATGGAATGGCGGCTTTGGATCGACGTCTGCGTGAATCCATCGTGTTCGCGGAGCATAACCTGGTCACGGATAGTGTTTTTTCCGAAGTGCAGCTGATCCTGTGTCGCAATGTTTTGATTTACTTTGATAAGGCGCTGCAGGAGCGTGCTCTGAAGCTTTTTGATGAGAGTCTCTGTCATCGAGGGTTTTTAGCCGTGGGTATCAAGGAAAGTCTGCAGTTCTCCTTGCTGGGCCCTGCCTATGAAGAAGTCGTTCCAAGGACCCGAATCTATCAGAAGAGGATTTCATGCAGCCAGCAAAAATACTGATCGTGGATGATCGCAAGGAAAACCTGCTTCTGATGACCCGCATCGTCGCGGAGCTGGGAGAGGAAATCCATCAGGCCTCATCGGGCGCCGAAGCGCTCAGCCTGTCGCTGGATCATGAGTTCGCTGTCATCCTTCTGGATGTGCAGATGCCCGATATGGACGGCTTTGAAACGAGCGCCCTGCTCCGCGGTCGCGCGCGCAGTCGGGCGACTCCCATCATCTTTGTGACCGCCGCTGCGCACAGCCCGCACATGATGTTCAAAGGCTATGAATCCGGTGCGGTGGATTTCCTTTATAAGCCGATCGATAGTTTCGTGCTCCTCAGCAAGGTCCGGGTCTTCGTCGAAGCCTACAAAAGTCGACTGATGCTGCGCGAGAGCGAAGAGAAATACCGGGTTCTGACTGAAGTCAGCCCGCATATCGTCTGGACGGCGAATGCCGCGGGCGGGATTACTTATCTGAGCCCGCGGTGGCAGGAATACGGCAACGTCGAGGCCGAAAATCTTCAAGACAATTGGATGGCCGCGATCCATCCCGATGAGCAGGCGCGCTATCAGGCGGAATGGCAAAGGGTCCTGGACGAAGGCGGCAGTTTTGAAGCCGAGCTCCGACTGCTGCGACGCACCGATCGCAGCTGGCGCTGGCATCTCCTTCGAGGCCAGCCGCTGCTCGATGGGCAGGGCGGTATCAGCCGATGGATCGGCGGCGCCACGGATATCGACGATCAGAAGCGGGCCGAAGAGGCTTCGCGTCAGGCGCAGATCCTGGCGGACGAAGCCAACAAAGCCAAAAGCACTTTTTTGGCCAATATGAGTCATGAAATTCGCACGCCACTCGGGGCCATCCTGGGTTTCAGCGAACTTTTGAAAGAACCGGAAAGCAGCGGCTTAAGCCCGGCGCAATGCATCGAAGCCATTCAGCGCAATGGTTCGCTCCTTGCCCGGCTCATCGACGACATCCTGGACTTGAGCAAGGTCGAAGCCGGCAAACTGGAAACGGAAAAAGTGCCCGTGAACCTCTCCGAGCTTGTCCAAGAATCCCTGATCGGACTTCGCCTGAAGGCCGATGAAAAGGGCCTCGATCTTGCGCTGACCTGGGTGGATCCTTTGCCTCCAGTGATCCTCACGGATCCTTTGCGTCTGCGGCAGATCCTTTTGAACATCATCGGCAATGCCATCAAGTTCACAGCTCATGGCCGCGTTGCGGTTCATGTCGCCAGTGATGCGGAAGGCGTGGATGAAGCGCGGATCAGCATTCTGGTCCAGGATACGGGCGAAGGCATGACGTCCGAGCAGAGCGGCAAACTTTTTCAGCCTTTCACGCAATCCGATACATCCATGACAAGACGTTATGGAGGCACGGGTCTGGGCCTTGCGCTCTCGCGTCAGCTGGCGCAGGCCATGGGCGGCGACCTTGCTCTTGTGAGCAGCGTTCCCGGAGTCGGCAGCACCTTTCGCATCGAGCTCAAGGTCGGTGTGCTGCAGCTTCCCCAGGACGAGCCCGCCCCCAAGCCGGCACCCGTCTCCGACAGCAGCAAGGGCCGTCCGCAGCTGAAAGGGATTCGCGTGCTGGTGGTCGATGATTCGTCGGATAATCAGCTGATGATGAGCCGCTTTCTTCAGGGGGCCGGGGCCTCAGTGGCTTTGGCGAGCGATGGCGAGGAAGGAGTCCAGAAGGCGCTGGCCGAGGACTTTGATGTCGTGCTCATGGACGTGCAGATGCCGCGGCTTGATGGTTATGAGGCCACAGCCAGGCTTCGGGCGCAAGGCTACCGAAAACCTATCGCGGCTTTAACGGCCCACGCCTTTCCCGAAGAGAAAAATCGCTGCCTCGCGGTCGGCTATACCGCGCATCTCAGTAAACCCGTCAATCCAAAGCTCCTCTTCGAGCAGGTGGCTTATCTGGCTCAAAAACAGAACGGCTGATGCAGGGCACCAGCCGTTCTCAAAACTATTTCCCGTTAGATTCTGTCACTATCTTCACGATCGCAGCGCGCAATCGAAAAAACCGAAGGAAGAGAGTCAGAAGGAACAATGATTCCCTCTGACCGGAATCGATCTTGCCTTGTGTCCAGACCAACCAGATCAGGGAAGCCGGCGGGACATTTCTGATAATATTGATAATGAATCTCATTTGCAATATATAATTCATCTCAATGTTTTTTATCAATAAAATTGATTATTTAAACTTCGGGAAGCGTAGATTGCTTTTGCACCCTATAAACAGTAAAGAAGCGAAGACCATAAAAAGGACAGCTGCCGTGTGGAATCTTCGGGTTCTGTTTAGTCAATATGACCTTTCGAGCTTCGGTCTGCATCGCCGGCTGCGCGACGCGACCCACGGGGATCGTTTCCGTGCGCGTATGCTGCTGGGCCTTAGCATCGTCTGCATGATTTTCGTGCCGATCATTTATTTTTACATGCTGCCGAGTTTCTACGGCACCTTCATCACCCATTCGATCGGCTTCGCTCTTCTATTCCTGGGGGCTTTTTTCGCGGTCATCCTTCTGCGTTTTGCCGGTTCGTTTCGTCTTGCGGCTGCTGTGCTGCTCGGTTGTCCTTTGCTTGGGCTCAGTCTTTTCGCCATTATGGAGGGGGTTGCTGTATCCGGAACCTACTTTTGGTTTGCCGGACTCGGGCTTTTCGGTCTTTACGTCCTTGGGCTCCGTATCGGCAAATACTGGTGCTTCGTGGTGCTCATCCTCCAGCTGTCCCTGATTCAAAACTTCAAGGATAGCCCAGACCAGATACCCGTCGGCATGTCACGCGAAGACTTCGTGAATATCTTTTGGGGCGATGTGCTGGGCGTCACGCTCGGCATCTGGACCATCGCTGCGCTTTACGAGCTGCAGCGCAAGCGTTTCGAACGCGACCTGAAGCTGGCTCAGGCTGAAATTCTGCAGCATCGCGAGAAGCTGATGCGTGATGCAAGGCTCACGGAACTCGGGCAGATGGCAGGGGGCGTGGCGCACGAAATCAATAATCCTTTGGCCATAGTCCATGGTTATACAGTGCGTTTGCGGCGTGAGCTGGAAAAAGCCAAGCCCTTGTCAGACGAACAGAAGGCCATGTTCGCCAGCATCGAACGCAGCTGTCATCGCATCTCAACCATATCGCGTGCCCTGCTTTCCTACGCGCATGAAGGTTCCTATGAGCAGGATGTTGTTTTCTCCCTGCACAAACTCAAAGAGGAATGCCTGGAGCTTTGCCAGGAGCGCATGCACAGTCGCGATATCACCCTGCATGTCGAGGCTTCGAACCTGGAGCAAAAAATTTCCGGCAAATATGTGAAGCTTCTCCAGATCATCGTGAATCTTTTGAATAACGCGATCGATGCGGTCACGAGCAGCGACGAAAAATGGATTCGACTGGAACTTTCCCTCGACGGGCAGGAGCTGCATGTGGCGGTCGAGGACAGTGGCGCGGGCATACCTGAGCACCTGCGGGAACGGATCAAATCACCGTTTTTTACGACCAAGCCCATCGGCAAGGGAACCGGACTGGGACTGAGTATCGTCGATGGCATCATTCGGGATATGGACGGGGAGTTTTTTTTGGATACCAAGGCTCCGCATACACGCTTTGTGGTGCGGTTTCCGCTCGCGCTGGTGATCACGGAGCCCTGATCTTGCACATGATCAGTTGATGGGTTCGCGCGGATCAAAGGCGGCCAGAAGATCGGCCAGCTCATCCGCATGCTCCTCTTCCACGGCCAGGATGGATTCCAGAACGCGCCGGGTCGTCGGATCGGTTGTGCCGATGAAGCGAATAGCGGCACTGTAGGCGTCGACAGCGATGCGCTCGGCGATCAGATTTTCCTTGATCATATCCACGAGGCTTTCGCATTCGGTGTATTGCGTATGGCTGCGGCGGGCGAACGAGGCAGGATCAAGATCCGGCTTGCCGCCCAGCTGTTTGATGCGATCGGCCAATTGATTGGCATGTTCCTCTTCCTGGCGCGCATGCTCGAAAAAGTGTTTGGCAATGGGCTCGGCGTGCAGTCCTTGCGCCGACTTGGCATGCTGAGTGTAGCGCAGGACGCAGATCCATTCGGTCGCCAGGGCGCTGTCGAGAATTTTCAGTATAGCCCGACGATCCGCCTGGTAATTGGCTGTTACAGCGCCATCCTGCATCTGAGCCCGCGCATTTTTACGAATCTGCTCGATATCCAAAATAAATTCACTCATCCTGCTTCTCCTTAGGCAAGTGTTCGGCCTATTCTACTTTCAAGGCGTGTGCCAAGGTTCGAAGCTGTCACTGAAACAAGACAGACTCGACCGGCATGACCTTTGCTTCTTCCCACGTGGAGTCGAACCATTTCATGGATGAGGAAAGCAGTGATCACGGGAAATTCGATACGCTATACGCTGGAAATGATGTTGGCTGCCATCCTGAGCCTTACAGCCATGATGTCGATTGCAGTAGCGGTGACGGTGGTGATCCTGCTTTCGGGTGCGGCCCTGATTACAATGGCCATCATGTCGGTGGCGGGATAAAGAGAGGCGGGGAGCCGGTCGAAAACCGGCCGAATCTGCTCAGGCTGTCCCAGACCTTTACGCCTGCCCCAGCATACGCGAGATCAAAAACGCCATCTCTAAACTCTGTGAATAGTTCAAACGCGGGTCGCAGTAAGTTTCATAGTTCTGGTCCAGCTGATCCGCGGTAATGCCCGCGGCACCGCCAATACATTCGGTGACGTCCTGTCCCGTCAGCTCAAAGTGAATACCACCCAGCGCGCTGCCTTCCTTCTTATGCACTTCGAAGCTTTCCTGCACTTCGGCCAGGATCGCATCGAAATCCCGGGTCTTGATTCCGCCCTCGGTTTTGATGCCATTGCCGTGCATGGGATCCACGCTCCAGACCACGGGAAGGTCGGCCTTCCGCACAGCCTGAATCAGCGAAGGCAGGTGCTTATGGACCTTGCCTTCGCCATAGCGGGAAATCAGCGTAATCTTGCCTTCCTCAAGTTTGGGGTTGAGGGTGCGGCATATTTCGATAATTTCCTTGGGATCGGACGAAGGTCCCACCTTCAAGCCGATGGGATTGGCGATCCCGCGGAAATATTCAATATGAGCGCCATCGAGCTGGCGCGTGCGGTCACCGATCCAAAGCATGTGCGCGCCCAGATTATAGAAGCGGTTCTGCTCGGCCACGAAATGGGTCAGAGCCTCTTCCAATGGCAGGAGCAGGCCCTCGTGCGAGGTGTAGAATTCCACCGAGCGCAGGCTCTCTTCACGATTGCCAAGGGCCTCCATGAAAACGATCGCATCGCGGATACTTTTGACGATGCGTTCATAATCGGTCCTTTGCGGGACCTTGTTCACAAAGGTGAGATCCCAGTTCTGCGGCTGATGCAGGTCGGCGAAGCCACCCTTGGTCAGAGCCCGGACGTAATTCAGCGTGCTCGCGGCCAGAAGATAGGCGCGCTTGATCCGCCGTGGGTCCGGTTTCCGCGCTTCGAGGTTGGCTTCGAAGGAATTGATGATATCCCCACGATAGACGGGTATTTCCTGGCCATCGACGATTTCCGTATCCTGGGAACGAGGCTTGGCATACTGGCCCGCCATGCGGCCGATGCGGACCACGGGTTTACGCAGGCCATAGCAAAGGACCACCGACATCTGCAGAAGGATCTTCAGCTTGCTCGTGATCGCTTCCTTGTTGCAGTCCTGAAAACGTTCAGCGCAGTCCCCACCCTGCAGAACGAAGACTTCACCGCGACCGGCCGCCGCCAGGTACTGCTTCAGACGATCGACTTCACCCGCAAAAATCAACGGAGGAAGCTTGCGCACTTCCCCCAGCACCTCGTTCAGAAGCGGAAGATTATCGTACTGCGGCTGCTGCTTGATGGGGCGAGCGCGCCATGATTCGGGCGTCCAGGGATTTGCGTGGCTCTGCATACGGGTCCTGCCTGTGTGTTCACGGTCTTGCAGTCTAGCCGAGGCTGCGGGGAAGTCCAATCCTTTGGTGGGATTCGAGGACAAAAATGTCAGGCCTGTTGGATCATTCTGTCAGCGTAGGTCTGAATCATACCCAGGACATTACGCAGTCCATTCCGACGATTCATGGACAGTAGCTCGGTGATGCCAGCCTCCGCCAAAAATTCAGGCGACAGACTTTTAATCTCTTCCGCGGTGCTGTCATTATAGACCTGGAGCAGCAGGGCTATGATGCCTTTCACGATCATGGCTTCAGAATCAGCCATGAAACGGAGTCGATCCCCTTGGATCTGCGGCACCAGCCAGGCCCTTGAAATACAGCCCTTCACCAAAAAAGGGTCGATTTTCAGCTGCGCGGGTAACTCCGGCATATTCTTGCCGTATTCGATGATGGCCTTGAGTCGCTCATCTTTATCAGAAATGCCCTTCAGTTCCGCCATGATGCGGTCTTTTCGGGTCAGGATGCTTTCCATGATTTTCCTCCCGTCTCGCAGACTTGCTGCGATCGACCCTAAGCTATACCGAAGACCTGACCCCTCCGCAAGCGACGCCGAAGCCTCCTTGATTTTGGGTGAAATCATAAAGACTTGGCGCTTTTCCTTAAGGGAAAGGGGAAAAAGGCCGATCCTGGACACTGGACCAAAGGTCAATGGGGATAGAGGGGGTTTCAGTGAAACGCTTCATGAGTACCGCGCTTGTCGCGGCAGCTGCGGTATTGTCCGCGGTCGGGTGCAAGGCCGGTAAAGGGCCTATGGCCCCGGAAGAACAGACGAAATTTTTTGATGGGGGCGCCGATGCAACTTCGGGCCAAACCCTGCCGATAGGTTCCATTGAAGGACAGGATATCGAATTAGGACAAGGGGAGGCTTCCAATGACGGCACTCAAGATAATGTTCCGCCCGGAAATAATCAGCAAACTCCCCCAGCGGATGGTGCAGCTGGTGCTGGTACCCCAGCTCCCGCGCCGACGGCAACTCCGGCCCCAGCGCCGCCATTTTACCCGGCATCTTGCGCGGAGATTAAGAAGGCGAAGCCGGATGCGGTCAGCGGGGTCTTCAAGATTTATCTGAATGCAGCCCAGGAAACTCGCGTCGCCATCGATGCGTCATGCGACATGACGGAAGATGGCGGTGGCTGGACCCTTCTGCTCAACTATTCTCACAAAGCCAACACCAATCCGCCTTTGAGCGTGCGGACGAGCGATCTGCCTTTGCTCGCCGGTGATGCGCTCGGGACGGATGAATCGACTCTGGTCAAGAACTGGGGGCATGCAGGCAATGCCATGCTTCGCAATTTCGCCGTAAAAGAGCTGCGTTTTTACTGCCGCTCTTCACAGAATCCACGCATCGTTCATTTCAAAACGCAGGACCCAGGCTGCATCACCTCGGCCCAGCAAGGCACAGGCAGCTGCGTGAATGTTCGAAACGGCTTCGTGAAACTCACCGGCCACACCGGAATTCTTCCGGCAACGGCCGATCGCTCGCGGATCAATGAGGGTGATTTCGCCCTGACGCGGGATAGTTTCACTCAGGATCAGGCGGGTAACGATACCACCTGGAGCATGCGCGCGAACAATAACAACGCGTGGGAGTGCGA from Oligoflexus sp. carries:
- a CDS encoding hybrid sensor histidine kinase/response regulator; this translates as MQPAKILIVDDRKENLLLMTRIVAELGEEIHQASSGAEALSLSLDHEFAVILLDVQMPDMDGFETSALLRGRARSRATPIIFVTAAAHSPHMMFKGYESGAVDFLYKPIDSFVLLSKVRVFVEAYKSRLMLRESEEKYRVLTEVSPHIVWTANAAGGITYLSPRWQEYGNVEAENLQDNWMAAIHPDEQARYQAEWQRVLDEGGSFEAELRLLRRTDRSWRWHLLRGQPLLDGQGGISRWIGGATDIDDQKRAEEASRQAQILADEANKAKSTFLANMSHEIRTPLGAILGFSELLKEPESSGLSPAQCIEAIQRNGSLLARLIDDILDLSKVEAGKLETEKVPVNLSELVQESLIGLRLKADEKGLDLALTWVDPLPPVILTDPLRLRQILLNIIGNAIKFTAHGRVAVHVASDAEGVDEARISILVQDTGEGMTSEQSGKLFQPFTQSDTSMTRRYGGTGLGLALSRQLAQAMGGDLALVSSVPGVGSTFRIELKVGVLQLPQDEPAPKPAPVSDSSKGRPQLKGIRVLVVDDSSDNQLMMSRFLQGAGASVALASDGEEGVQKALAEDFDVVLMDVQMPRLDGYEATARLRAQGYRKPIAALTAHAFPEEKNRCLAVGYTAHLSKPVNPKLLFEQVAYLAQKQNG
- a CDS encoding protein-glutamate O-methyltransferase CheR, producing MTAGVPLEPWAMQALVDGIYQRYGYDFRAYTAESLKRRFQFVMKRFAVGSFDQLQDMILSDPDFFLDVLGHLTVTTTELFRDPAFYAALNREVLPRLATYPSIKIWHAGCSSGEEVYSLAILLREANLLQNTVIYATDINPLALDKARAGVYPVTSIQKATENYRSVVPNGDFSRYYVANYGMAALDRRLRESIVFAEHNLVTDSVFSEVQLILCRNVLIYFDKALQERALKLFDESLCHRGFLAVGIKESLQFSLLGPAYEEVVPRTRIYQKRISCSQQKY
- a CDS encoding SufE family protein, which translates into the protein MESILTRKDRIMAELKGISDKDERLKAIIEYGKNMPELPAQLKIDPFLVKGCISRAWLVPQIQGDRLRFMADSEAMIVKGIIALLLQVYNDSTAEEIKSLSPEFLAEAGITELLSMNRRNGLRNVLGMIQTYADRMIQQA
- a CDS encoding sensor histidine kinase — protein: MWNLRVLFSQYDLSSFGLHRRLRDATHGDRFRARMLLGLSIVCMIFVPIIYFYMLPSFYGTFITHSIGFALLFLGAFFAVILLRFAGSFRLAAAVLLGCPLLGLSLFAIMEGVAVSGTYFWFAGLGLFGLYVLGLRIGKYWCFVVLILQLSLIQNFKDSPDQIPVGMSREDFVNIFWGDVLGVTLGIWTIAALYELQRKRFERDLKLAQAEILQHREKLMRDARLTELGQMAGGVAHEINNPLAIVHGYTVRLRRELEKAKPLSDEQKAMFASIERSCHRISTISRALLSYAHEGSYEQDVVFSLHKLKEECLELCQERMHSRDITLHVEASNLEQKISGKYVKLLQIIVNLLNNAIDAVTSSDEKWIRLELSLDGQELHVAVEDSGAGIPEHLRERIKSPFFTTKPIGKGTGLGLSIVDGIIRDMDGEFFLDTKAPHTRFVVRFPLALVITEP
- a CDS encoding ferritin-like domain-containing protein encodes the protein MSEFILDIEQIRKNARAQMQDGAVTANYQADRRAILKILDSALATEWICVLRYTQHAKSAQGLHAEPIAKHFFEHARQEEEHANQLADRIKQLGGKPDLDPASFARRSHTQYTECESLVDMIKENLIAERIAVDAYSAAIRFIGTTDPTTRRVLESILAVEEEHADELADLLAAFDPREPIN
- a CDS encoding class II 3-deoxy-7-phosphoheptulonate synthase, translated to MQSHANPWTPESWRARPIKQQPQYDNLPLLNEVLGEVRKLPPLIFAGEVDRLKQYLAAAGRGEVFVLQGGDCAERFQDCNKEAITSKLKILLQMSVVLCYGLRKPVVRIGRMAGQYAKPRSQDTEIVDGQEIPVYRGDIINSFEANLEARKPDPRRIKRAYLLAASTLNYVRALTKGGFADLHQPQNWDLTFVNKVPQRTDYERIVKSIRDAIVFMEALGNREESLRSVEFYTSHEGLLLPLEEALTHFVAEQNRFYNLGAHMLWIGDRTRQLDGAHIEYFRGIANPIGLKVGPSSDPKEIIEICRTLNPKLEEGKITLISRYGEGKVHKHLPSLIQAVRKADLPVVWSVDPMHGNGIKTEGGIKTRDFDAILAEVQESFEVHKKEGSALGGIHFELTGQDVTECIGGAAGITADQLDQNYETYCDPRLNYSQSLEMAFLISRMLGQA
- a CDS encoding fibrinogen-like YCDxxxxGGGW domain-containing protein; this translates as MKRFMSTALVAAAAVLSAVGCKAGKGPMAPEEQTKFFDGGADATSGQTLPIGSIEGQDIELGQGEASNDGTQDNVPPGNNQQTPPADGAAGAGTPAPAPTATPAPAPPFYPASCAEIKKAKPDAVSGVFKIYLNAAQETRVAIDASCDMTEDGGGWTLLLNYSHKANTNPPLSVRTSDLPLLAGDALGTDESTLVKNWGHAGNAMLRNFAVKELRFYCRSSQNPRIVHFKTQDPGCITSAQQGTGSCVNVRNGFVKLTGHTGILPATADRSRINEGDFALTRDSFTQDQAGNDTTWSMRANNNNAWECDFGSNDFVDDTIHRIWFR